From Chloroflexota bacterium:
ACCGCCGATCCCGATGAGTTCGGCGCCGACCTCGGTGAACTGTTCGATGTCCCCTCCGCCGCCTTCGCCACGTCGGAATGCCGACCCCGAGTACATCAGTCGGGCCGGGCACTGGCGTCGCCGGTCCGCGGCCCAGGCTCGGGCCACCGAAGCCGTCAATTCCGGCCGCAGGCACAGAATTTGACCGCCACGGTTCGGAAATTCGAGCAGTTGCGAGACGACCCTTGCGCCGGCTCGGCGCTCGTACAGGTCGACCGCCTCGATCAGCGGAACGCCAACCCCCTGGTAGCCGAATCCGGCGATCGCGTCCAGCATGAGGGAGCAGACCGCACGCTGCGCGGCCCAAGTCTGCGGCGGCAGGTCGCGCGTGCCCTCGACGCGGTCAACCGTCGAAGTGTTCACCGCGGTCCCGCCCGGCGGGGCTCGAGGCGTTCGCGGCTGTCGAGCAGGATGGTGACCGGTCCGTCGTTAATCAACTCCACCTCCATATTGGCCCCGAATTCGCCGGTGGCAACCTCCGGGCCCAGATCCGCGATTCTGGCGGCCAGGCGCTCCAGCAGTCTCCGGGCCAGTTCCGGGGCCGCCGCCCCGCCAAAACTCGGACGCCGACCCTTGCGGGTCGAGCCCAGCAGGGTGAACTGCGAAACCAGCAGCACCTGGGCGCCGCAGTCGATCAGCGAGCGTTGGAATTTGCCGTCGCGATCGAAGATGCGCAGATTAACGATCTTTTGCGCCAGCCAGTCGACATCGTCATCGCTGTCGCCGTCGGCCGCTCCGGCCAGCACCAGCAGACCGCGCGATATGGCCGCGACCTCGCGGCCATCCACCCGGACGCTAGCGCCGGATACCCGCTGCAGCACCGCCTTCATGGCCAGGCCCGCCGTCAGCCACCGGCCGCGGCTCCGGCCGGGGTGGACTTGGTCGGTGACTCGGATTTGGCCGAAGCGGATTCGGCCTTGGCGGGCGCCGCGTCGGACTTCGGCGCCGAGTCCGAATCCTTTTTGGCCGCCGCTTCTTTCTTGGCCTCTACGGCTTCGGAAGTCTTGGGCTTGGGGCGCGAATCGGTCTTGTACCAGCCCGAGCCCTTGAAAATCACCCCGGCCGGAAAGATCACGCGCCGCAGGCTGGGGGCCCCGCAGTCGGGGCAGTCGACCAGCGGGTCGTCGGCGAAGCGCTGGCGGACTTCGGAGCCCGCGCCGCAGGCGTCGCAAGCGTACTGATACGTCGGCATCGTGGTGTGGTTGGGGGTCGGGGGAGGGTCGCGGCCGCAAGCGGGGCGCAACCGCTAAGGAAGCCAAATTCTAGGTAAGGCGCGCAACCACCGGGAATCGCCGTGGCGCCGATGCCGGGGACCGGACGTGATCCCCCGGGACTCCCAACGGTTCAGGCGTCTTTCCTAAACGGTGACGCAGGGGCCGGCGCCGACCTGGATTGGCGGCGGAATTGACTATCCGACCAAGCGAACCGATCGGACGCCGCCCAATTCGGACGGCCGACCGGCGGGCCAACCGAATGCTCAACCGCGATT
This genomic window contains:
- a CDS encoding FmdB family transcriptional regulator translates to MPTYQYACDACGAGSEVRQRFADDPLVDCPDCGAPSLRRVIFPAGVIFKGSGWYKTDSRPKPKTSEAVEAKKEAAAKKDSDSAPKSDAAPAKAESASAKSESPTKSTPAGAAAGG
- a CDS encoding D-tyrosyl-tRNA(Tyr) deacylase; the encoded protein is MKAVLQRVSGASVRVDGREVAAISRGLLVLAGAADGDSDDDVDWLAQKIVNLRIFDRDGKFQRSLIDCGAQVLLVSQFTLLGSTRKGRRPSFGGAAAPELARRLLERLAARIADLGPEVATGEFGANMEVELINDGPVTILLDSRERLEPRRAGPR